A DNA window from Candidatus Cloacimonadota bacterium contains the following coding sequences:
- the rpsH gene encoding 30S ribosomal protein S8 gives MSVSDPIADALTKIRNAYRAGHSQVIVNHSKIVEALVKILAEENFVNSFQVLDKDPEHKFNYKRILVILRYTNDGRPVMQGLVRVSKPGRRVYVKADKLPSVYNNTGCAVISTSSGVMVDRDARLNHVGGEYVCRVW, from the coding sequence ATGAGCGTATCTGATCCGATAGCTGATGCATTGACCAAAATCCGCAATGCATATCGTGCCGGACACTCACAAGTGATCGTCAATCACAGCAAAATAGTAGAAGCGCTGGTGAAGATCCTTGCTGAGGAAAACTTTGTAAATAGCTTTCAGGTATTAGACAAAGATCCGGAGCACAAATTCAATTACAAGCGTATATTGGTAATTCTGCGTTACACAAATGACGGACGACCCGTAATGCAAGGATTAGTAAGAGTTTCTAAACCCGGAAGACGTGTTTACGTCAAAGCAGACAAATTGCCCAGCGTGTACAACAACACTGGCTGTGCGGTGATATCCACTTCTTCGGGAGTGATGGTGGATCGCGATGCCAGACTCAACCACGTTGGCGGCGAGTATGTCTGCCGTGTTTGGTAG
- the rplF gene encoding 50S ribosomal protein L6, producing the protein MSRIGKSPIKLSSDVNVKIEDNTITVKGKLGELSYTLMPGISLELNENVLSVKRANETKNLRAIHGLSRALIQNMVTGVSEGYKKTLHVIGTGYSAEVVGPWLKLTLGYSHDILMRIPAGLKVEANAVPRSKGGRSDFSSIINIEGISKQLVGQFAAEVRGCRPPENYKGKGVRYHDEHVTIKAGKAGSK; encoded by the coding sequence ATGTCCCGCATAGGAAAATCACCTATCAAACTTAGCTCCGATGTGAATGTAAAGATTGAAGACAACACAATCACCGTAAAAGGTAAGCTGGGCGAACTCAGCTATACCCTGATGCCTGGAATCAGCCTCGAGCTCAATGAAAACGTACTTAGCGTAAAACGCGCAAACGAAACCAAGAACCTACGCGCCATTCATGGCCTTTCCCGCGCCTTGATCCAGAATATGGTTACCGGTGTAAGCGAAGGCTACAAAAAGACTCTCCATGTGATCGGTACCGGTTACAGTGCAGAAGTGGTGGGCCCATGGCTCAAGCTTACATTGGGATACTCACACGATATCCTGATGCGCATTCCTGCCGGACTGAAGGTGGAAGCCAATGCTGTGCCGCGTTCCAAAGGCGGCCGCAGTGATTTCTCATCCATCATAAACATCGAGGGAATCAGCAAACAATTGGTTGGTCAGTTTGCCGCTGAAGTGCGTGGCTGTCGTCCTCCGGAAAACTACAAAGGTAAAGGTGTTCGCTATCATGATGAACACGTTACCATCAAAGCCGGAAAAGCCGGAAGCAAATAA
- the rplR gene encoding 50S ribosomal protein L18 produces the protein MIKSNSKIKSSLRARRRAAIRKRISGSSERPRLVVFRSNKYIYAQIIDDSKGITLCSMSSKAKDFSAGEAKTKTEISHEVGRALGKKALAAGIKTIAFDRAGYKYHGRVKALADGARKAGLEF, from the coding sequence ATGATAAAATCTAATAGTAAGATAAAGAGTTCCCTACGCGCCAGACGCCGTGCCGCAATCCGCAAACGCATATCAGGCAGCAGCGAACGGCCCCGCCTCGTGGTATTTCGTTCAAATAAATATATCTACGCGCAGATTATCGACGATAGCAAAGGGATCACCCTATGCTCGATGTCTTCCAAAGCCAAAGATTTTTCTGCTGGTGAAGCCAAAACCAAGACTGAGATCAGTCATGAAGTTGGCAGAGCACTTGGCAAAAAAGCTCTGGCAGCCGGAATCAAAACCATCGCCTTCGATCGTGCCGGATACAAGTATCACGGCAGAGTGAAAGCTCTGGCTGATGGCGCCCGCAAAGCCGGGCTTGAGTTCTAA
- the rpsE gene encoding 30S ribosomal protein S5 — protein sequence MNYQHNQNLEEETLVEKIIDTKRVAKVVKGGRNFSFSAIVVVGDKAGNVGVGSGKANEIVDAIRKAKEKAVKSMFHVPIVKGTVPHDIVARFGASRVMIKPASPGTGVIAGNTTRAIFEAAGIQNILCKSLGSNTPTNVVKATILGLKSMRTISDVARLRNKTVAQLTGREEK from the coding sequence TTGAATTACCAACACAATCAGAATCTTGAAGAAGAAACCCTGGTAGAGAAGATTATCGATACCAAGCGCGTGGCAAAAGTTGTAAAAGGTGGCCGTAATTTCTCCTTTTCCGCCATAGTGGTGGTGGGAGACAAGGCTGGAAACGTTGGCGTGGGCAGCGGCAAGGCAAACGAGATCGTGGATGCGATTCGTAAAGCCAAAGAAAAAGCCGTGAAAAGCATGTTCCATGTACCAATCGTGAAAGGAACCGTGCCCCATGATATCGTAGCACGTTTTGGCGCCAGCCGTGTGATGATAAAACCTGCCTCTCCGGGTACCGGAGTAATCGCGGGGAACACTACCCGTGCCATCTTTGAGGCCGCCGGGATCCAAAACATCCTGTGCAAGTCTTTGGGCAGTAACACCCCCACGAACGTGGTGAAAGCTACCATCCTTGGCCTCAAATCCATGCGCACCATCTCCGATGTAGCCCGTCTGCGCAATAAAACAGTTGCTCAGCTCACCGGCAGGGAGGAGAAGTGA
- the rpmD gene encoding 50S ribosomal protein L30: MKQLKVTLIRSTINRIEAHKRVVKSLGLNKLNSSRIHEDNPVIRGMINKVSYLLKVEEVQGE, translated from the coding sequence GTGAAACAGCTAAAAGTTACCCTAATCCGCAGCACCATAAATCGTATTGAAGCGCACAAGAGGGTTGTAAAATCCCTTGGCCTGAACAAACTCAACAGCAGCCGGATTCACGAAGATAACCCCGTGATCCGCGGTATGATCAACAAAGTATCGTACCTGCTAAAAGTAGAAGAAGTGCAGGGAGAATAA
- the rplO gene encoding 50S ribosomal protein L15: MLTLTNIGRPAGRKNKKRLGKGQGSGYGHQAGRGHKGNKARAGGNVPASFEGGQMPINRRLPKRGFKNIFREGYRSLNLSRLVGLEETDFDIAKLEAMGLIPSKGQKAKAPVKVLAGTTEEFTKAVHIKANAFSKNAKALIEKNGGKAEVV, translated from the coding sequence ATGTTAACACTCACCAATATTGGCAGACCAGCCGGCAGGAAGAACAAAAAACGTCTGGGCAAGGGTCAGGGTTCGGGATACGGTCATCAGGCCGGTCGTGGACACAAAGGTAATAAGGCCCGTGCCGGTGGCAATGTTCCAGCTTCCTTTGAAGGTGGTCAGATGCCTATCAACCGCCGTCTGCCCAAGCGCGGATTTAAAAACATCTTCCGAGAGGGCTATCGTAGCCTAAACCTCTCCCGTCTGGTAGGTTTGGAAGAGACCGATTTCGACATCGCCAAGCTCGAAGCAATGGGCTTGATCCCGTCTAAAGGTCAAAAAGCTAAAGCTCCGGTGAAAGTACTGGCCGGAACTACTGAAGAATTCACCAAAGCTGTTCATATCAAAGCGAACGCTTTTTCCAAAAACGCTAAAGCGCTCATCGAGAAGAACGGCGGCAAGGCGGAGGTAGTTTAA
- the secY gene encoding preprotein translocase subunit SecY — MFRIPDLKKKILFTALFLVLYRMGSFVPIPGVDATALRAFFEGAREGGNTLFGLLDLFVGGNFERASVFALGIMPYITASIVIQLLGSIIPYFEKLRKEGAEGQKKMNQITRYGTVGLGAFNAITITLWLTNLSGGVVPHPGFLFHFTGIVTLVTGTMIVMWLGEQITENGIGNGISLIIFAGIIARYPEGFIRMFQKIAADPTYAWKAIFAIVLMVAVTAAVIFVTEATRKIPVQYAKRIVGRRVYGGQSTYIPLRVNTAGVIPIIFAQSVLMFPATIAAFFGSSGGFWVTLQRWLSPGAALYTILYVALIIFFAYFYTAIVLNPTEMAENMVKYGGHIPGKKPGKKTAEYINSVLTRITLPGAVFFAFVALLPEIMSNRFDLPFYFGGTGLIIVVGVALDTLQQIESHLVMRHYDGFMKKGKLRGRSS, encoded by the coding sequence ATGTTCCGGATTCCGGACCTGAAGAAGAAGATCCTGTTCACAGCGCTCTTCCTGGTTCTGTACCGCATGGGCAGTTTTGTGCCCATACCCGGTGTGGATGCCACTGCGCTGCGTGCATTCTTTGAAGGCGCCAGAGAGGGTGGAAACACTCTGTTTGGATTGCTCGATCTCTTCGTGGGTGGAAACTTTGAACGTGCTTCGGTGTTTGCCTTGGGAATTATGCCTTACATTACGGCGTCCATTGTGATCCAGTTGTTGGGTAGCATTATTCCCTATTTCGAGAAGCTTCGTAAAGAAGGAGCCGAAGGACAGAAGAAAATGAATCAGATAACCCGCTATGGCACGGTAGGCTTAGGTGCCTTCAATGCCATCACCATCACTTTGTGGCTTACAAACCTCAGTGGTGGAGTGGTTCCGCATCCCGGATTTCTGTTCCATTTCACCGGTATAGTAACCTTGGTAACGGGTACCATGATAGTAATGTGGTTGGGTGAGCAGATCACCGAAAACGGCATTGGTAATGGTATTTCGCTCATCATCTTTGCAGGTATAATCGCTCGTTATCCGGAAGGTTTTATCCGGATGTTCCAAAAAATTGCCGCAGATCCCACTTATGCCTGGAAAGCTATTTTTGCGATCGTCCTCATGGTGGCAGTTACGGCTGCAGTTATCTTTGTAACCGAAGCTACCCGTAAGATCCCGGTTCAATATGCAAAGCGTATTGTAGGACGCAGAGTATATGGTGGACAAAGCACCTACATTCCCCTGCGCGTGAACACTGCTGGCGTGATCCCCATCATCTTTGCACAGAGTGTGCTGATGTTTCCTGCTACTATAGCTGCCTTCTTCGGAAGCAGCGGCGGCTTCTGGGTTACTCTCCAGCGTTGGTTGTCCCCCGGAGCAGCTCTGTACACCATTTTATACGTTGCGCTGATTATCTTCTTTGCCTATTTCTACACAGCCATTGTGCTGAACCCAACCGAGATGGCAGAGAACATGGTAAAGTATGGCGGTCATATCCCCGGTAAAAAACCCGGCAAGAAGACCGCCGAATACATCAATAGTGTGCTCACCAGAATCACCCTTCCGGGTGCTGTTTTCTTTGCCTTTGTAGCTCTGCTGCCCGAGATCATGAGCAATCGTTTTGATCTGCCTTTCTATTTTGGCGGAACGGGACTCATCATTGTGGTGGGTGTTGCTCTCGATACTCTTCAGCAGATAGAATCACACCTGGTAATGCGTCACTACGACGGCTTCATGAAAAAGGGTAAGCTCAGAGGACGCAGCAGCTAA
- the map gene encoding type I methionyl aminopeptidase: MIYLKSPSEIEKIRAACKIIAELLDSLEEMMKPGISTWELDAFAESFIRNRGGRPAFKGYQIPGLKPFPGTLCTSPNSVIVHGIPSRKVVLEEGDIIGIDVGVIKDGYYGDAARTYGIGGISSEASRLMEVTEAALAIGIRAAVAGARVGDISSAIGSYIRTQGYYAADDLTGHGVGRELHEEPQIPNTGRAGYGPRLKAGMTVAIEPMVNIGTNRVIEKGWEFMVADGSLSAHYEHTILISDAEAEILTKA, translated from the coding sequence ATGATCTACTTGAAGTCACCTTCCGAAATCGAAAAGATCAGAGCCGCCTGTAAGATAATCGCCGAATTGCTCGATTCTCTTGAAGAGATGATGAAACCGGGCATTTCCACCTGGGAGCTGGACGCTTTTGCGGAAAGCTTTATTCGTAATCGCGGCGGCAGGCCTGCATTCAAGGGATATCAGATTCCGGGGCTCAAACCTTTCCCCGGCACCCTGTGCACATCGCCAAACAGCGTTATCGTGCATGGCATTCCCTCCAGAAAAGTAGTTTTGGAAGAGGGTGATATTATCGGCATCGATGTCGGTGTAATCAAGGATGGTTACTATGGCGATGCAGCCCGTACCTACGGGATCGGTGGCATCAGCAGCGAAGCTTCCCGTTTGATGGAAGTTACCGAAGCTGCTTTAGCGATTGGTATTCGTGCGGCTGTTGCGGGAGCCAGAGTTGGCGACATTTCTTCCGCCATCGGTTCATACATCAGAACTCAGGGATACTACGCCGCAGATGACCTCACCGGACATGGTGTGGGACGTGAACTGCATGAAGAGCCTCAGATACCAAATACCGGCCGGGCCGGATATGGCCCACGATTGAAGGCCGGGATGACTGTGGCCATCGAACCCATGGTAAACATCGGCACAAACCGCGTAATCGAAAAGGGATGGGAGTTTATGGTGGCAGACGGAAGCCTTTCTGCTCATTATGAACACACTATTCTGATAAGCGATGCCGAAGCTGAGATACTTACAAAAGCGTAA
- the infA gene encoding translation initiation factor IF-1 has protein sequence MSKSGVIEVEGVVTEALPNTTFRVELENGHEILAHSSGKMRMHYIRILPGDKVKVELSPYDLSRGRITYRYK, from the coding sequence ATGAGTAAATCAGGCGTTATTGAAGTGGAAGGCGTGGTTACAGAAGCGCTACCTAATACTACTTTTCGCGTTGAGCTGGAAAATGGCCACGAGATATTGGCTCATTCCTCCGGCAAGATGCGGATGCATTATATAAGAATACTGCCCGGAGACAAGGTGAAAGTTGAGCTTTCTCCTTATGATCTTAGTCGCGGCAGAATCACTTACCGCTATAAATAA
- the rpmJ gene encoding 50S ribosomal protein L36 has product MKVKASVKIICKDCRIIKRHGVIRVICSSNPKHKQRQG; this is encoded by the coding sequence ATGAAAGTCAAAGCATCAGTTAAGATAATCTGCAAAGATTGTAGAATAATCAAACGCCATGGCGTTATTCGAGTTATCTGCAGCTCTAACCCTAAACACAAGCAAAGACAGGGTTAA
- the rpsM gene encoding 30S ribosomal protein S13, translating to MAHIAGIEIPKTKRLFIGLTYIYGIGRSRAIEICQKANVDFMKKVADLSLDEEKVLRDIIQNEYIVEGSLRTQVAMNIKRLMEIGSYRGLRHKRGLPVRGQRTHTNARTRKGPRSSTIKKKK from the coding sequence TTGGCACATATTGCAGGTATTGAGATTCCCAAGACAAAGCGGCTCTTCATTGGTCTTACCTATATCTATGGCATCGGCAGAAGCCGGGCCATCGAGATATGCCAAAAAGCCAATGTCGATTTTATGAAGAAAGTCGCTGATCTCTCTTTGGATGAGGAAAAGGTACTGCGCGATATCATTCAGAACGAGTATATCGTGGAAGGATCTTTAAGAACCCAGGTTGCCATGAACATCAAACGGCTCATGGAAATTGGTAGCTATCGTGGTCTGCGTCACAAACGCGGCCTTCCGGTGCGTGGCCAGAGAACCCACACCAACGCCCGCACCCGCAAGGGTCCCCGTTCCAGCACCATAAAGAAGAAGAAATAG
- the rpsK gene encoding 30S ribosomal protein S11, producing MAKKIRTKKKRVRLSFDEGMIFVHSSFNNTIVSLTDRSGNVLAWSSGGKVGYKGSRKSTPFAAQMAATEVAKAGAEMGIQKVSVVVKGPGGGRESSIRAINAAGIKVTMIKDETPIPHNGCRPPKTRRI from the coding sequence ATGGCTAAGAAAATCAGAACAAAGAAAAAACGCGTACGCCTTTCCTTTGATGAAGGAATGATCTTTGTGCACTCCAGCTTCAACAACACCATTGTTTCGCTCACCGATCGTTCCGGCAACGTCCTTGCCTGGAGTTCGGGTGGCAAGGTCGGCTACAAAGGCTCTCGCAAAAGTACTCCTTTTGCCGCACAGATGGCTGCTACAGAAGTTGCTAAAGCCGGAGCTGAAATGGGTATCCAAAAAGTAAGTGTTGTCGTTAAAGGACCCGGTGGCGGAAGAGAATCTTCCATCCGCGCTATCAATGCTGCAGGCATTAAAGTAACCATGATCAAGGACGAAACCCCGATTCCGCACAACGGTTGCCGTCCCCCAAAAACCAGAAGGATATAA
- the rpsD gene encoding 30S ribosomal protein S4 encodes MARYTGPKAKVCRRFGENIFGTNKYDRILAKRKYPSGQHGNLMRRKFSDYAVHLREKQKLRLTYCLMEKQFKNYFVKAAKAGGVTGDNLMQLLERRLDNVIYRMGFAATRMQARQFINHGHFMINGKKVDIPSFLLKDGDIVEVRPKSRGMKMIVEALDRSEATSPYNWLTVDKENMRGSFDKIPVASEIPVSVDLRLIVEFYSK; translated from the coding sequence ATGGCTAGATATACCGGACCAAAAGCAAAAGTATGCCGCAGATTTGGCGAAAACATCTTTGGCACAAATAAATACGACCGCATCCTTGCCAAGCGTAAATATCCTTCGGGGCAGCATGGCAACCTGATGCGTCGTAAATTCTCGGATTACGCGGTTCACCTGCGCGAAAAGCAAAAACTCCGCCTCACCTATTGCCTGATGGAAAAGCAGTTTAAAAACTACTTTGTAAAGGCTGCCAAGGCTGGCGGCGTAACGGGTGACAACCTGATGCAATTGTTGGAGCGTCGCTTGGACAACGTTATCTACCGCATGGGCTTTGCCGCTACCCGAATGCAGGCGCGTCAATTCATCAATCATGGTCATTTTATGATCAACGGCAAAAAAGTAGATATCCCATCCTTCCTGTTGAAAGATGGCGATATCGTGGAAGTGCGTCCCAAAAGCCGCGGCATGAAAATGATCGTGGAAGCGCTCGACCGCTCTGAAGCTACTTCTCCCTACAATTGGTTAACTGTAGATAAAGAAAACATGCGCGGCAGCTTTGATAAGATTCCTGTCGCTAGTGAGATTCCAGTATCAGTAGATCTGCGTCTTATCGTCGAATTCTACTCCAAGTAA
- a CDS encoding DNA-directed RNA polymerase subunit alpha produces the protein MMYLEPLQMPEFVEHDKETYSRNYGKFEIGPLEPGFGTTMGNTLRRILLSSIQGAAVRFIRIEGLHHEFTPIPGTNSDYLDLILRVKQLVIESTTVEESTIVLEHKGKGIITANMIQENAHVKIINKDLYLLEVTEDIDLKIEMIVGIGRGYVSADRQNTEGKALGFIPIDSIYSPILKVNFTVSHQRVKERMNFDKLILEVHSNGAIEPMIALFLAAKILKDMAAKISLFETEPEYIRDVDLDPDLEEKERILRMSVKEIELTVRAANCLEMAEIETIGDLVSKTEAEMLKFRNFGKKSLEEIVQKLKKYDLELGMDVDSIYRKIKEARSRGIIPADELALAAVSATEPETKPAKAEKAATTTPRKPVPSPKKKVKNATQS, from the coding sequence ATGATGTATCTTGAACCCTTGCAAATGCCGGAATTTGTGGAACACGACAAAGAAACGTATTCCCGCAATTATGGCAAATTTGAAATCGGCCCTTTGGAACCTGGATTTGGAACCACTATGGGAAACACCCTGCGCAGGATTCTGTTGTCCTCCATCCAGGGAGCTGCAGTACGCTTCATACGGATAGAAGGATTGCATCATGAGTTTACTCCGATTCCCGGAACTAATTCAGACTATCTGGATTTGATTCTGCGGGTCAAACAACTCGTGATCGAATCCACCACCGTGGAAGAAAGCACCATTGTTCTGGAACACAAAGGCAAAGGCATTATTACTGCCAATATGATCCAGGAAAATGCTCACGTCAAGATTATCAATAAAGACCTGTATCTACTGGAAGTAACTGAAGATATCGATCTGAAGATAGAAATGATCGTGGGAATAGGTCGCGGATATGTGTCTGCTGATCGTCAGAATACCGAAGGGAAAGCTCTGGGATTTATTCCCATAGACAGCATCTATTCCCCTATTCTAAAAGTGAATTTCACCGTAAGCCATCAGCGTGTTAAAGAACGTATGAATTTCGACAAGCTGATCCTGGAAGTTCACTCCAACGGCGCCATTGAACCCATGATCGCTCTATTCCTTGCTGCCAAGATTCTCAAAGATATGGCAGCCAAAATCAGTCTCTTTGAGACCGAACCTGAATACATCCGCGATGTAGATCTTGATCCCGATCTCGAAGAAAAAGAACGCATCTTACGCATGAGCGTGAAAGAAATCGAACTCACAGTACGTGCTGCAAACTGCCTGGAAATGGCAGAGATTGAAACTATTGGAGACTTGGTTTCGAAGACAGAAGCTGAGATGCTGAAATTCCGTAATTTCGGTAAGAAATCACTGGAAGAAATTGTACAAAAACTTAAAAAATACGATCTGGAACTGGGTATGGATGTGGATAGCATCTACCGTAAGATAAAAGAAGCTCGCAGCCGCGGCATCATTCCCGCCGATGAATTGGCTCTTGCAGCCGTTTCCGCAACCGAACCGGAAACGAAACCTGCCAAAGCTGAAAAAGCCGCAACCACCACTCCCCGGAAACCAGTGCCAAGCCCCAAAAAGAAGGTGAAAAATGCGACACAGAGTTGA
- the rplQ gene encoding 50S ribosomal protein L17 — protein MRHRVEGRKFGRETDARRLMMRNLVKSMVEYGQINTTLAKAKEMRRFVERVVTYGKNNTVHSRRLAYSVLGDRDLVKKLFDNIAPAFANRNGGYTRVIKAGFRRGDNAPMAIIQFVEESTITPKKDATKAEGLK, from the coding sequence ATGCGACACAGAGTTGAAGGTAGAAAATTCGGACGTGAAACCGATGCAAGACGCCTGATGATGAGAAATCTCGTCAAATCCATGGTCGAATATGGTCAGATCAATACCACTCTGGCCAAAGCCAAGGAAATGAGACGCTTTGTAGAACGCGTGGTAACCTACGGAAAGAACAATACCGTTCACTCCCGCAGACTTGCCTACAGCGTGCTCGGCGACCGCGACTTGGTGAAAAAGCTCTTCGACAACATAGCTCCTGCTTTTGCTAACCGCAACGGTGGCTATACCAGAGTTATCAAAGCCGGATTTCGTAGAGGCGATAACGCCCCGATGGCAATCATTCAGTTCGTGGAAGAATCCACGATTACCCCCAAGAAGGATGCCACCAAAGCCGAAGGCCTGAAATAA
- a CDS encoding HEAT repeat domain-containing protein, which yields MISSRIARVLIMIVLLIPFGGYMAYLHAQGLISQPELEQISDMLSQKDFALSHTAFHRDWDPACRAKSDWHMEILGGGISAADKLEELKQIMHSDSKAEILDYFGYVAKSSTAYQFDLPKMPRIRKPKDFLKHIELCLDSINAIYQKCFSALSSAQSDSLLAFLIQMMLEEEDKDFYKSYFAKKGLPWLESVEMDSYIAMMEKMDMGALIASSKAMLELRDRIAQYKPQNRKQIVYKSKWGIMIIGSPGNDSYSAVSIPDMANNQLCMILEPDGDDIYRIPLESSRTHPFTILVDLNGNDLYSCPEPSLFARGGLCFSADYAGDDFYQLADFSFSAVMGSMWHTDNAGNDNYRGGLFAQGAGILGIACLEDNKGNDSYSAYSMAQAFGGTYGVGLLADRAGSDTYYLGGKYYHAPLMPNDFRTMGQGMGFGMRPDLAGGLGFLFDEAGNDKYLGGVYAQGVGYWFATGILMDLSGNDIYNAVYYPQGSGIHMASGMLYDEAGNDCYYSRNGPGQGAGHDYGFGLLIDAAGDDAYSIHGGNGLGISNSLGIFIDKQGNDRYERKEPQNYGFAGFSRNSGGLGIFLDAGGEDLYPDSACANDSTWYKGTYGMGRDLNLNVVSAPPVEEDETQLAPPAEDAPIEDIFAAASEWEVGNAINRVRKAREIMLSRASEASAYILEHKLANQSGLEYRALQALCDADSAFCDALLNYSSDPDSLKAKTAISLLAGKRDQRLLPVIAAHLSAERYLATCIAVLAYMDGPESLAMLLEHKDIPNERLRFLVARSISLHQSEEAKEAIASFDDDPSFLIQTLIRNLPEDNK from the coding sequence ATGATTTCTTCACGTATTGCTAGAGTATTGATCATGATAGTTTTGCTTATACCCTTTGGGGGATATATGGCTTATCTGCATGCTCAAGGACTTATTAGCCAACCGGAATTGGAACAGATCTCTGATATGCTTTCACAAAAGGATTTTGCACTTTCCCACACCGCTTTTCACCGGGATTGGGATCCCGCTTGCAGAGCAAAGTCCGATTGGCACATGGAAATCCTGGGCGGAGGTATCTCTGCGGCGGACAAGCTGGAAGAATTGAAACAGATAATGCACAGCGATAGTAAAGCAGAAATACTGGATTACTTTGGTTATGTGGCTAAAAGTAGCACTGCATACCAGTTTGATCTGCCCAAAATGCCCCGCATTCGCAAACCCAAAGATTTCCTGAAGCATATTGAACTATGCCTGGATAGCATCAATGCTATATATCAGAAGTGCTTCAGCGCTCTCAGTTCCGCTCAGAGCGACAGTTTGCTGGCATTTCTTATTCAAATGATGCTAGAAGAAGAGGATAAAGATTTCTATAAATCCTATTTTGCCAAAAAGGGCCTTCCCTGGCTGGAAAGCGTGGAAATGGACAGCTACATTGCCATGATGGAGAAGATGGATATGGGAGCGCTTATCGCCTCTTCAAAGGCAATGCTGGAATTGCGTGACAGAATTGCCCAGTATAAACCCCAAAACCGAAAACAGATTGTTTACAAAAGCAAATGGGGCATCATGATCATCGGAAGCCCCGGAAACGACAGCTATTCTGCCGTAAGTATCCCGGATATGGCAAATAATCAGCTCTGTATGATCCTGGAACCCGATGGAGATGATATATACCGAATTCCCCTCGAAAGCTCCCGTACGCATCCTTTTACGATTTTGGTGGATCTCAATGGTAATGATCTGTATAGTTGCCCAGAACCTTCCCTGTTTGCCCGGGGAGGATTGTGCTTTAGCGCAGATTATGCGGGAGACGATTTCTACCAATTGGCGGATTTCTCGTTCTCCGCAGTAATGGGAAGTATGTGGCACACGGACAATGCTGGCAACGACAATTATCGAGGCGGATTGTTCGCACAAGGTGCGGGAATACTGGGTATTGCCTGCCTTGAAGATAACAAAGGAAACGACTCTTACAGCGCATACAGCATGGCTCAGGCTTTTGGCGGCACCTACGGAGTAGGTTTACTTGCAGACAGAGCTGGGTCGGATACTTACTATCTGGGAGGTAAATACTATCATGCGCCTCTGATGCCAAACGATTTCCGTACTATGGGACAAGGCATGGGATTTGGCATGCGTCCCGATTTGGCAGGCGGTCTGGGCTTTCTCTTCGATGAAGCGGGAAACGACAAATACTTGGGCGGAGTATATGCCCAGGGCGTGGGATATTGGTTTGCCACGGGTATTCTGATGGATCTCAGCGGGAATGATATTTACAATGCTGTTTACTATCCCCAGGGCTCGGGTATCCACATGGCTTCAGGTATGCTCTACGATGAGGCGGGAAACGACTGTTACTATTCCCGTAATGGTCCCGGACAGGGTGCCGGGCATGATTATGGCTTTGGTCTGCTGATCGATGCCGCCGGAGACGATGCCTACTCCATCCACGGCGGAAACGGATTGGGAATTTCCAACTCCCTGGGGATTTTTATTGATAAACAGGGCAACGACCGCTACGAGCGTAAAGAGCCCCAAAACTATGGTTTTGCAGGTTTCAGCCGCAATTCCGGAGGGCTGGGGATCTTTTTGGATGCTGGAGGTGAAGACCTGTATCCCGACAGCGCTTGCGCAAACGACAGCACTTGGTACAAAGGCACTTATGGCATGGGCAGAGATCTGAACTTGAATGTAGTAAGCGCACCGCCGGTGGAAGAGGACGAAACGCAATTGGCTCCCCCTGCTGAAGACGCTCCTATCGAAGATATCTTTGCCGCCGCTTCCGAATGGGAAGTGGGCAACGCCATAAACCGCGTGCGTAAAGCACGGGAAATCATGCTTAGCAGAGCCTCTGAGGCTTCAGCATACATTCTGGAGCACAAACTTGCCAATCAATCCGGATTGGAGTATCGTGCCTTGCAAGCTCTTTGCGACGCCGACAGCGCTTTTTGTGACGCACTTTTGAACTACAGCAGCGATCCCGATTCTCTGAAGGCAAAGACGGCCATCTCACTCCTGGCAGGTAAGCGGGATCAACGTCTTTTGCCGGTCATCGCCGCTCATCTGTCTGCAGAGCGCTACCTGGCAACCTGTATAGCAGTTTTGGCTTACATGGATGGCCCTGAAAGCCTTGCAATGCTTTTAGAACACAAGGATATCCCAAATGAACGCCTGCGTTTTCTGGTGGCAAGATCCATCAGCCTGCACCAAAGCGAAGAGGCAAAGGAGGCCATCGCTTCTTTTGACGATGATCCCTCCTTTTTGATTCAGACTTTAATCCGAAACCTGCCGGAGGATAACAAATGA